From the genome of Asterias rubens chromosome 13, eAstRub1.3, whole genome shotgun sequence:
CTCATGCAGCCAGTAATACCAGAAATGGCCAAAAGGCTGCTATGCAGACTTGGTGTTGAGGAAAGCGACAGGACTTTGAAGGACTTGGAATGTTTTCAAGGAATGCAGCGAGTTATTGAAAGTAGACCTCTTGGAGAAGACACAGGGGTGTTATTTTCACGACTTCAGTTTAAAAACCGGAGATGATGACAACACTGTCATATGAATGTATGAAAAAACTATAGAGCTTTATTGAGATTTTGTTATGCAAGATTATGCTATGTGGTAATTGCAACTTTTGGATGACAATTTGAAGCTGTGATGGATGAACAATTTAACTTCATTTTGTGAAAGAAAGTTGTCATAGATTCTGCCATAATAAAGTAATTTAGGAAAGTCTGAAGCTTTTTGCTAGACCAGTATACAATTTGTCGTTATTAAAATGCTACAATAGGCTTCTGTGGTCATCAAGGcccacaataaaaataacaaagagaagcggttttattgttttaaaatacaagtcacagaaaataattataaagttTATACAGGCCTTCAATTCATTTAAATGTCATGCGAATTGGTACACAAAGGCTTGTTCTACAATTATCTATTTGAAACGAACATAGTTCTGAAAACATATAGATTCAGAAAATTTTAATGTGGCTGctgaaaccatggaggtatagAATACCCCCATGCTGAAACCTTGTACTTCATCACACGAAATCCAACCCGAATttttgaatagcgccctctgttgactaaTAATGGAAAGTGCATTAACTGGTTACCAACATTCACCCGACATAATGAATAAAATGCACAGAGCACCAGCCAAATCACATTGGGTGGTCTTTCCAAAACAAGTTAGTTGTTGATGAGGAAACCTACCACGTGCAGTCGATGCAATTTAAATACCAACATAAACAAATAGTTTATTTGATAAACATCAGTGTTTTTAATCATTTGTGAAGAAATTGCTCACGTCAGAAATTAATGAATAAAAAGGGTAtctaaaatgtgttttctgAGTAGTTTATTGAAAGAGGGTCCAAGAAAAGTTTCAACCAATGGACCACCCACGTGAAAGTTCAGTAAATGGCTAGGGAATTAGAAATGCCATTGGAATGTGTGTATGTTCTGGTTGAGCCATAGACATAGAgtttgtacatgtttgtgttGGGCAGagattttgtttataattttgacATTTCTACGGCATTGTCGTTGAGTTTGTTTAAAGAGGAATTTCTATACTGATACCATGTGTTCGTTATGGAGAGTTTAGCCAAGTAAACGACTGGTAAACTAGTGTTATATCGATGGGAAACGTTGGTGAAGCAACTCGAGTTCAAAAAAGATGGTGagtagccattttgttttaaaatcttgTCTAGCCTCTGACTTCGAGTTCGACCTTCGAAGAAGGGCTTACTCCTCCATGctactaccatggaggaaaactACAACTACTACTATAGTCATGCTAGTATAGTATCATAGGTCCACTCACTTATTTCTCAATAGTTATGTGGACACATTTCATGCACTTTGGGGAAACCGGTCTCGAAATTGAACATTCGTATTTCATGCAAGAGCATAGATTGCTCGCCGGCTGGCCTGTATGATTGACATCGAGAGCAAAGCTCCAAGATGCATGATTGAACCGAATGTTCAACTTATAACCAGAAGTGTGTGGGCTGTTCAGTGTTGTTTAAGTCTAGGCGCTCCCTACTTCCTTGAAAGGTAACATTAATATCtgggccaatttcatcaagctgttattattaatgttggttattaatttttaaaggctttaacttaagcagaaaacattgctatgAAAATTTATGTCAAACATAAAACACTAGTGCGTGgataaaaaaacatgcacaataaagactttacaaaaaatatataaaaaacaaaacaaatgataaaCATAAAATTACTCATAATGTTTACATACAAACAAGCAGAAAATACCACATCACagtaaaacattattataaacTACTCTATCTAGGATTTACAAAACTAAAAGACCACATGACAACGAATGCTCAAAGATCATTTATTTgctataaattataataataaattgtttaCAGGAAAAATTATATACTGCCACCACGCAGTAAAAGTTACTGTCTATCTTTTACCATGGTTTTTTGATAGTTGTGATGTCCATGATGGTAGTTTGTTTggtacaataaaacattattgctCCGTTTTATGAAAGTTTTTGTCTGTTACAGTATTTAATAATCCCGAAttggatttttttaaaatgtgtccTCCGAGCTCATTATATATTCATAGCGGCGACGGTCATGAATATTTGTGTAAGGGGGGCAATAATGTTGTACACGTATGGCAAGACaacatcctgaaatttaatgtCATATTGGTTTGTGTGCTCTATTGagaataatattgttttaaacgtTGACCTTTGTAACACCATTGACCTTCACATCGGGTCAGGCTGAAGTATCAAAACAGCTGGAATTGGGTTCCCCTGCATGCTGTGGGACATTCTGCCATATCTATGGCAAAGTTCAGTAATTTTTTCTTCAATACTTAATTTATCAggataaacaaatatacattCCTTGAATAGAAAATGTAAGTTCAGTAATTTATTTTGTCATCAATACTTTGCTTATTCTGGATAAACATTGAATAGAAAACTTGTTTTATGTTCAGAAGTTTGCCTTCCAGCCTTGAGGAAGGAAAATAGACAGTTAATAGACCAGCCAGGTTCTTATAGTCAAGATTACACATGATGTGACAAAATAAAAGTCATTCTTTTCCTGGACCTCGGGCCTGGAATACAAAGGACACAGATGCCTCTGCCCATCATGGTCTTGGTGCCAgctgccccttcaaaagtgtcaACAGTTTTTACAATGGAGTATGTGCCCATTATTGAAAACGGTCGTTCCCTCTCAAACAAAGATTAAGTTGAACCAGGCCTGACAAACATCTTGAATTCACAATTTATTTCTTACACTTCTGTTACTCATCTCAATAGTGGGTCagataacaaacaattacaataaatacattatttgtatattaagATACTCCGATTTCCTAAGTTTGTCCACACGTGTGAAACGCACAGTGTAAGCTTAAAACGTCATCATACTTAAAAGAAtgatgacatttaaaaaaaaaagaaaaaaatcagaaaaataagATTTTCTCCACCCCTATGTGAATGAACTAAAGGTGCTTGCAAGGGGTTGGCATTCCATATGAGGTAACTATATATAAGGGGCCTTGGAGGGGGCGGGGATGGCAGGTGTGGCCCATAGGGCCCGATCTGCTAAGCAGTACTATTCAGtgttttgggattttttttgttacaggctttatgaaattgggaccagggtTTATTTGAACCACAATACATGTGATCATCACTCCTCACACCAAAAGCCCATGCCCCATGCTCCAATGAATAATCTTTAGCAAATAGCTATCTATATACATGGAGCGCACTGCTACGaattacaatacaaacaaaggaGCTGGGCTATAGACTGATCCATGCTGAATGAGAAAGTTGTAGGACTGGCATCATCATCCCAGCTATAATAGACCTTCTTAACTCCTCCCAAACACCCTAAGGCTGTACTGAGTTGTTTTACAATAGAGAAATAGCTAGAAGATCATTCATAgctgtaaccatggaggaaaagtTACGTTATCAAACATTACTTTAAGAAGGATTTGATTAATCTTtgcatggtgtttttttttttgttttttttgttttttacgcCAAGGCCTTGtgttacaccatgtaatgataatctctaatgagttggggtgggaCTGCTGAAAAGGAACCATTGGTTTTCACTCCACGTTTCGAtctacaacaaaataatagtcaCTTTCGAAGGCTACGTAAAAAATGAAATTCAAGCTatttctgaagaagaaaaaaaaaaggaaaaaaaatactcaTTAATACTGTATACTTGCGCTGCAGCAGCCAACTGAACAAAAATTGGTGTCCATGATCGTTGACAAAAATATGTCAAGATATAAGCAAAATGCATTGTCATTTggggttaatttttttttataaaataataaccaCTAAACTGAATAGATAGCGCAGTTTGCATCGAGCATGTTCTGGGGGTCGTTGGTTCTAAATTGCTCTAataattttttcatttaaaaaaaataatgggcCGGGGTGGGGACCGTAAACTATGTATTTTATTTGGCCATATTCACGTgggttttatttattctttatcAGTAGGCCCCAACAATATTGCCCCAGtattacaaacattttaaactttACAGTTCCATCTGAAAAttgattaaataataaatatttcctggaaaaaaagaaaacagaaataaaaatcAGCTCTCGATGAACATTCTACCCACAAAATATATCACTAGATAGATTTGTCTTGCtctttgtaaagaaaaacattgaaGACTGTGCAGTGCCGAATGTGCATGGGAAACGAACTTTTCAAAGCTCGTCTTTTTATGTTTGCAGCCCATTTATCAAAAAACTGCACACCAAATTGTCCCAAAGTGTGAGTGGACAAACCTGTGTCGACATTTTCACCAATGACAGCCtaattttccttttaaaggcagtggacactatttggtaattactcaaaataattgttggcataaaacctttcttggtgacgagtaatggggagaggttgatggtataaaacattgtgagtcacggcttcctctaaagtgccatagttttcgagaaagaagtaattttcaacgaatttgatttcgagacctcaagtttagaacttgaggtctcgaaatcaaccatctaaacgcacacaacttcgtgttgcaagggttgtttttctttcattattatctcgcaacttcgatgaccgattgagctcaaattttcacagatttgtcattttatgcatatgttgagatacaacaactgtgcaggctagtctttgacaattaccaatagtgtccactggctttaatcgAATATGGAACACTTAATAAATCATGAGAATTTATGGTTTCTGAAGATGAGGTGTTCAAGTTTTGGTGTTTCTTAACTTTCTTAAACTattctttaatagatgttttctaaaataaacgtttctttaaaaaaaaattctttctgtACACATCTTGTCATCACTTTAAAGTTGGGGAAAAAAGTTTAATGGTTGTAACAGTTGTTTTTTGTGATAGGCAAGATTATATCTCAACATTAGTCATTTTAatgtagaaaggtttgcgaTATTCCATTGACTATCTCTAATTAGTGTTGTCCCGtccttcatgaaaaaaaatggaTACAAATATATATTGCCAGTCGATCCCGAAAGTTTTAAGCTTTCATGgtggtcattttttttttttggggggggggtgtatcaTCGTGGACAAAATTTCAGAAGCTTCTCTCCGGCTTTGGTTAAAATAAAGGATTGATAATGTTTATGTGGACAAGAAGTAATGTGTTCTTTATACCGAAGGACGTAAGAAAAAGTAGAGAAtcactttaaaatattaaactttTTTCTTCCAAGTAGTATAGTGATTAAATTTGGTCGTTATTTCAAATGTTGTCATTGAAGTTGAATGCATGGGATACACAGTGTGTAAATAGATGGTATAGTGGTACGTACACATGACATTACACATGGTGTATTGTATACGGATGTACGTGTACGTCGGCAACAAAGGACTTTCGGCTTTGCGCCTCCCAAAGATGTGCACACGGCACTACCTCATTATCTATTTCGCTCCACCTAGTAGTGGTGCTTTCACGCACGTCCGCACTTCTGCTATAAAACCGCTCCGGCACAAATCATCAACATTCATTTCGAACTCACCGAAATACAAGAAACAATCATGTCTGGACGCGGCAAAGGAGGAAAAGGACTCGGAAAGGGAGGCGCTAAGCGTCATCGCAAGGTGTTGCGTGATAACATCCAGGGAATCACCAAGCCCGCTATCCGCCGTCTGGCCCGCCGTGGTGGTGTCAAGCGTATCTCCGGTCTGATCTACGAGGAGACCCGTGGTGTCCTTAAGGTCTTCCTTGAGAACGTCATCCGTGATGCCGTCACATACTGCGAGCACGCCAAGAGAAAGACCGTCACAGCAATGGACGTCGTCTACGCTTTGAAACGTCAAGGCCGTACCCTGTACGGATTCGGCGGTTAAGCTGTGAAGCTTCAAGCTTCTTAaaaccaaccggctcttttcagagccaccacatCTTCAAAAAAGAGATCAATACCTTGTTCTGTTTTtatataaatgaaaataaataataaagtttaaaatttatACAACGATTTATAAGACTACTACTggcttttaatatttatttagtaCACCAGTATTTACCTAtgcaatttatatttttaaattcaatgaACTGTAGTACCCCTGGCTGGGTACATTCATGGTTATAATATTATGGAAaccataataattatttagtagaataatttgttaaaacttGGTAATTACCGTAAACAAATTGACtgtccaaaaacaaaaaaaggaggcAGAACTGGGAGAGTCGTGATTCGCAACGCACATGCTTTTTGCCCTTGCTTGCAAGGGAAGAAGTTACAGTGTCGGTATGTGTCACGTAGTACCCGAGTGTGTAAACATCcccccatgtacatgtatgtacagtacattgtacatgtacccaaGAAGGTACTGTTCATTTGTACACGTGTATATAATACAGTCTGCTCGCCAAATTACCACAAGAAGAgggcaaaaaagaaaaagtgtaATATTGAGATTGGGACTTCAGAATCAATCATACTCTTTTATAGTGAGTGGTGACGTAGGATTGAAATACGAcatttggggtaacaccatgactatctctaatgagttgtgcatggaggtatttctacctccatggttaggggggggggggggttctgaaaagaaccgttgtaactcgacgtttcgatcagtatgcttccGATCATCTTCTGAACTATTTTTATTGGGATGTGTTACATGTTCAAAGTAGTGGTCGACGAAATAGTTCACAAAAAAGGCAAATATTGAAATGTCCGCTAAGTGGACATTTTCAACATTTGcctttttttacttgtttagaAAGAAACAGTAAACCCTTCTGCAATCATCTGTTACCTGACTTTGTTGACAGATTAAATTCATTTCAAACTCTATAAATGTCTTTCATTAGGTAAATTACATAGTTAAAAGATCATATAGATGAAAACAATTCATCGTTggaaattgattaaaaaaaccAACGTCGACTCGAACCTATATTTTCTTGGAGTAGGAACGTTCCGCTAGTCGGATTTACACATGAATCAAAATGTTGTCACAGTCACTTGCagttttatttgtaaacaatGAAGACACGACTTGTGTGTTCTGTGTAAAACGAAgtatgttaatttaaaaacaggatagggataaagaataattcATTTTGGTTCTAAAACGATGTGTGTcttcactgtatactcagtaatgtatttattttatttatttattttaattcttcggacaaaagcctacaaacaaacattataaaaataagcagaggccgtccaggggatcaaaagcaaaattaaaatgtcatcaaaaaagatgtgccctcccataCCTTACTCGTAAAAAGGGTAAAAATATATGCTAAAAGTATATACTATACATAACACAGATATCTAAAAATTCCCTGAGTTCTGCGAACAAAATCAGAGGCATTCCATTAGGACTAAATAATGGCAATAGTTTTTCAAGTAAATTAAATTATGCCAATGCAAATGTACAAAAccgatattattattttcccgCAAGAAGAACCAACCTGCATTCGTTCAGTACATGTGCAACATCACAGCCCAAAAcgtgtacaaacctatgggcACACATACAGCGGGAAGGTTTCACGTCCCAACCAATCACCGCAATGATAGAACTAACCAATAGAAACGCAGAATGGAAATAGCGCCCAATGAAGATTGCCGCTTTGTCCCAGAGGGAACTGACCAATAAACGGGACGCATCGTGTTTGGCGAATCCCTGTGACCCTATAAAAGGGCCCCGCGAAATTTGATTTGGCATTCGTTCGTTACAGACAAActgaaacaacaacaatggcTCGTACCAAGCAGACCGCACGTAAATCTACCGGTGGAAAGGCTCCACGTAAGCAGTTGGCCACCAAGGCAGCCCGCAAGAGCGCCCCAGCCACCGGCGGAGTCAAGAAGCCCCATCGTTACAGGCCCGGAACCGTCGCTCTCCGTGAGATCCGCCGTTACCAGAAGAGCACAGAGCTTCTCATCCGCAAGCTCCCCTTCCAGCGTCTGGTCCGTGAGATCGCTCAGGACTTCAAGACCGAGCTCCGCTTCCAAAGCTCTGCCGTCATGGCTCTTCAAGAGGCCAGCGAGGCTTACTTGGTCGGACTCTTCGAGGACACCAACTTGTGCGCCATCCACGCCAAGCGTGTGACCATCATGCCAAAGGACATCCAGTTGGCTCGCCGCATCCGTGGTGAACGTGCCTAAGAAGGGACTTCCCAAATCCCCAAAaccaccggctcttttcagagccacacaAAGTCAAAAAAGAGAATGATACCAATGTCTGATTTGTAGGATTAAATAATGAAACTAATTCAATGATTTTTAGTACCGAATATAATTaaaagtttaaataaataatgtttataaATAATCAACCTTTTCCAACTGCCTTGGTTATTTTTCTCAGATTATGCAAATACAGACCTCTCATTTAGACAATTATTCTTGAATAACGGATCTGGGAGGGTTTGCATGTATTTGTATGAACATGTTTTGGGGGTAGTTTCAGTTCATTTACCATGAATTTGTTGTGTTCAATAAAAGTATTCAATCTGTggtaaaagtacatgtagtgccTACATGGTATGACTCGAGTCTAAAAGTGTACAtgatgtaggtcagcccttatAAGTTATACTGTATAGAGAAAttataagtttttaaaatgctATTTGGAATAATACAACCTAGCATTTTAACCTCTTCTAGCTGTCGGAATTATTTCTCTCTGATGAATCTGAATATTAAACAAGAAGCTAGTTCAAGAAATAGAGACAATTAAATTCTAAAAACATTTCAGTTGTGGAACAGATTTGGGAAGGGGTTTGCTTGacttttataaaaatgttttgggGTTGCAGTCTTTGTTGGGCTTGTGTTcacattaataatattaattatccACAGTctgcggacattgtgttttgcgcTCTCTTGTGCCCTACAAGACAAACATGACATCTtttctacaatgtacatgatgtaACTCAGCCCCTTGTATTGTACTTTTCCTTACTCTTTTCTTGATAGACCTGTGGACAAGTTGTTAAATTTCTGTTTGCCCTCTAACAACGGCTCTCTAAAAACTATCTTGcataaaacccttttttttcGCACCAGACTACTGCTTTCACCACTACGGACCAATGAGGGAGGGCagggtacatgtacaagtacatgtcaTTTTCTTTCGCCTGAAGTTTGTTGTGTTGGAAAAAATGGGTTCAaatcaatagacccttcccatgaaatatgtaaattgcacgtagcgcgtgcgcactaacgttttggtttgctaaatgagggaacatcgcgctgttttgtacacggctaatgggtgcgtgacgcagacgcgattgcgcgtctgcttagtgcacaactctatggcgtttgccaaccaacagggtctgtacgcatgcatgaatgtaattagcatatttcatgggaagggtccattgccaTCCGTACCAGTAAAAAAAGAGTAGAGCTGTtttgtcatgtacatgtagtgtacatgtaaatctacatgtaaacaccccccccccccaaacgtATAAGACCTGCtgggtacatgtatacataaataCCTCTGCAATCTGCACCTTTGCAGCAGCCGattaaaaaaacttaacaacatAGCGCAAGTTTGCGCACTAGTTGTGAAAAAAACTGAAGACCGTTGTCAACTTGTTCGCAAAAGGATACTTTTTGCATTCCTTGTTTTTATTTAgccaagatactacactggtccatggaggtagaattagtttacattttgtttcataTTACTACAGTGCATAAAAACAAGAATTATGCTCATTGCAAATTCCATAACTAAACTGTGGGTACACACGAAGACCAATTCCGTGGCATTTCCGGGCAGGCAATACACGTCATAGACGTCAGTGGTCATATgaaacattttacattttgtatcatAGTTAGTTCATAAAAACAGAAATATGCCTTTaaagtttggttttacccacataCACTGGTGTGTGAtgtgatagcactgtatactcgataCTTTCCCAAGCTCCAAAAAAATAGAgttctttttcttcaaatagaccgtatacaaaataatgtctGTAAAAATTCTAGGCTATGTGGATCTTGTATTTGTCAGACCCATGCTCCGAATAAAGCTCCGATAAATATTCTCTCAACAGATAGTGAATgtacctttaaaaaacaactgtaaGGTTTTCTTTTGACGCGTGAAGTTCTTGTCCCTATGCGCCTTGAGTTTAAGACTTAAGCATTTTAAACGAGTCAAGTTCAGGCATTATAGTTTTGCTCTCCAGATTCCATTATTTTTACGCAGTTGTTGAATAGTTTAAAGCAGTTTTAGTCATTTTATTGCAACAATATGGTAGAACTACCTACAAAGTATGTATAATCTCGTGGCAACTTTTGCCAGATAAGTATTGACACCAGTATCACACGCACTAATGTCTGCCACACTCGCCATTTTGGTAGTCAATGGTAGGCATGTAAACTCTGCATCGCCTAAATGAGCACTAcactttaataatatttttttgtaatttttaagtattttttagtACTATAATAACATATGGGGACATCTAATCAAAAAATGGCGCAACTAAAAATTTTATGAGGATGACATAAaaaatacgcctctcttaatatttatgcatgacgtcaaatttcttacccaaaatgaggttatgggcgcacgtccaccaccacttgcagtggctgcgcctatggcctcGTTTCGGGtaagcattgtgacgtacctcatgcataataattaagagaggcgtataagtCAATAAGGCGTGCTGTAAAAACTCTGTAAAATAGATATATAGTGAACAATAACATTTTCCTCTTTTTACTCTTTTCAGGTGCCAGCATAACTAGATTTCAGAGTGATGGATAAATCAGCAAGATGAGCAGTTGAAATCTATTAGCAATCCATATTGGTGTTAATAAACCCCGAAACAGTGCTCGCCAACTCACCATGGCATCCAACATGGATCACCATACCAATAGCTCTACCTCCTTGGATGAGCCAGACAACCAAGACATAGCAACCACTGTCGTCCAGGCAACCACTCTCAGTCTCATCTTCCTAATCGTCTGCTTCCTTAACTTTCTCGTCACGTTCACATTCTATAAGAAGGCTTACCTTATGACGCCGAGCAACAGGTTCGTCTTCAGTCTGACGCTGTCTAATTTTGTCGGTGGCGTTGTGGTTCTTCCGTTTAACCTGATCAGCTGCTTGTGTCACGAGTGGATCTTTGGGGTTATGTGGTGCAATCTGACAGGGTTCGTCACGGTGTCTGTCACGGCTGGTAGCCTCCTCACCTTGACCATAATCACTGTTGACAGGTAAGATTAGAGCTTTATTagtttgatttggggttgaacaaagaatcaatttatagagtgggactcgaaccaatgacctaCGGAAAAATTCACTCGCTGAATTgtttggatttgaaccaacaatcCTTGCAGTCAAGACCCGAGTCAAATTTTGTAGAGCTACTTTAGCAGCAATATTACCATATTATggaacatgtgacatggtaataTTGCTGCTAAGGTAGCTTAACTTGTATCCTACTATTATTgctttttagcagaaaattgtccAGCAATATTTTTGGCTTAAGTAACTTCTTGTGAGTGCTTCGTGTTCGTACAAagcaaatttgacatcacagcTCTGTATTTGCTGCGAATGTTTCACAAGAGTAAAGCACAGCTCACAGCTTTAGTTTTTCATTTGGGGACTTCTCATTTGGTCCAGACAGTTTACCCACAAACAGATGATGTTACCGAGAGTTTTGAGAGACATTTGAGCTGCAAAACAATTATGTTGACAAAATGTTCTGACATAGAAGTGGTGACTGGGCTTAtaaaaattgaattgtttaattatttttcaaatcCAAGACTTTTCAGATACACAAAATAGCCTCAGTGTCAACAAATCTGAAGTGTGTTTgaaggggcggggggggggggcggtgccTAAGTCATTG
Proteins encoded in this window:
- the LOC117298744 gene encoding histone H3, embryonic-like, whose amino-acid sequence is MSGRGKGGKGLGKGGAKRHRKVLRDNIQGITKPAIRRLARRGGVKRISGLIYEETRGVLKVFLENVIRDAVTYCEHAKRKTVTAMDVVYALKRQGRTLYGFGVPLAGQTETTTMARTKQTARKSTGGKAPRKQLATKAARKSAPATGGVKKPHRYRPGTVALREIRRYQKSTELLIRKLPFQRLVREIAQDFKTELRFQSSAVMALQEASEAYLVGLFEDTNLCAIHAKRVTIMPKDIQLARRIRGERA